TAACGGCCGTAGCGGTTGTCTTTGTAATAAATTTCAGAGGACCAGACATCCTTGTTGTATCCCTTCAACACCGCCATCCGATCGCCATATCGGTGCACGACAAATCCACCGCCATTAAAGCTCCAGCTCCCTTGCGGTAATTTCGCCGGCGCGACCGATTGCCCGAAAATAGACTGGCTTTGCGCCTGCGGGGTATTGGTTACCTGCAGGAAAATCGATGCGAGCTCCTGATCGAGCGTCGGATAGGCTTTGGCCAGGTACTCCAGCCCGCTCTGATAGTGCATCACGCCCAGCTTGCCGAACGGATGTCGGCCAGACAGTGCCAGCGGCACATACGGGTTGCTATAACGCCAACCAGCGACCATGACCGATTTCAGGCTGTCGAGGGCCTGGGTCTCCAACGCAAAGCTCGAGCGCTTCAGGACATAAGCCACCAGCGCGGCCCGCTTAAAGGCATGGAATGCATAGCCGGGATAATGACCTTTATGACGCCACGCGGTGCCGTCCGGACGGAAACCGTCATGGTAGCCGGGTGGTGTCTGGCTCAGAGCATCGGAGAAAAAGGCGGAGAACTTATGCAGCAGCGCCACTCGCTCGCGAACATCCGGGTTCAACAACAGCAGCGCTAAGTGTTGGTTTGACAACGTATTCAAGTAGTCCAGATCGGAACTCTGGCTGCTCAGCACCATATCGAAGCTTTCTTTGAACTCGCGCGAGAACCAAACCAGCGCATCATAAGTCGGTTTGAGCAAATCATGCTTTTTCAGTTCATCAGCCATCATCAGCGCAGAAATATACCACCAGCGCGCGCCATATCCCCAGTGGTGGGTTGTGACCAGGCTACTGCCCTCAGTATAGCCCTGATCCAGAAGATGCTCAGTCATCAGGCGATACATGGTTGCAACCTGCTGGCAATCCCCTTTAAACGACGGGTCGTGATACGCCTTGGCTAAGTCCAGCATCAGATCGGTGTAGTCTGAGATTTCAGCATACTCATCAAACGCCGCTTTATCCGCCGGCAACAAATGATCCGGCTGATAGATGGTCTTTTGGTAGCCCGAGACAATATGACGGCCGGTGATCACATCCTGCGCGTCTTTCTGAATATTGAAGGCATTGAATCGTTTCTCCAACGAGGCGAAATTGCCAGAGCTACCGCTGTATTGCTTAATCAGTTGCGATTGAATTGTTTTCGCATCGTCCAGCTCAGTTTGCGTCGGCACCGGCAGCGTGTCCGGCAGCCCAAAATCAATTTCCGGGATGTCGTAACGGGTGGTCACCTGATGATCCGACCACTGATAGCGTTTGTCATCCACCGAGACCATCACCCGATCAATAAAGAGCGGCGCCGCACTCTCGGTTAATGCTGTCGGTGCGTGGAAGGTGAGTTTTGCCAGATGGTCGGTCACAGCAGGTTTGAAGTCAGCATTCAGAGACACACCGACGGCACGCCAGCCGGTGAAATTCATCTGAATCTTCAAATCTGTTGATTCCCGGCCTTCCTCATCCGACAGCACCACGGTCATGGTGTCATCCACGGCAACGGGGTTGTAGAGCCAGAACGACAGCACTTGCGTCGCGCCGCGCCCATAAGCGCGAGTGGCCTCGGCATCGGTCATGCGCTCAAAAGAATGGTCGATAGTGAGCGTATCACCCTGCTGCCAGTGCCACAACAGGGACTGTTCGCCGTGAATCGCACGCAGCTGCGTCAGTTCACTGTGATGATTTTGGACAAACGAAGGCAGCCGGGCTTCCTCAAAACTCAGGATCTGAGATTGAAGTTGGTTCGCGTTGGCTATTCCTGTGATCCCTAACGAAATTGCGGATGCAAGAATGAGTTTGCCTACCACCTGAGTGATGGCGGGAGATGTTGTTTTTTTCATTGTATTTTCCTGAATGACCTATGTTGGTCGGACACGGATAACACAAGTAAGCGTCTTCCAAATCTGGAATATTAAATGCCAACCGCTAAACGCAAGCCAAAACATACCTATAGCGCATGGTAAACAGATTCGAAAAAACAGATTCAGTCAAACGCAATCAACGCGCTTCTCACTCCTCCACAGCGGCTCTTGGCGAAGCCAGCAGGACCGTCTTATCCGTGACCCCTTTACGGACAATCACGCTGTCCGCATTGTGCTCGCGGGTTTCCACCAAGCGGGGCACCACCCGGTCCGATTCCACCACTTTGACATATTGCAGCTGACCGATCCGGTACAGGCTCGAGCGTGGGATCAACAACACCGCCTGCTCACCGGTTTGAATCGTCAGGCGGGCGAACATGCCCGGATACAGCTGCGTTGCCGGAACCTGCTCCGGCAACGCCAGCTTCACTATCACACTGCGTGAGCCGGTATCGGAAGCCGGGGTGATCTCCTGAATTTGCCCTGACAGACTCTGTTCCAGCACCGGCAACGAAATCGGCCAGCGCTGATCAAGTTGCAGCAAATGCCGCTGGCTGGCGGGGATCGAGCTCTCCAGCATCAGCGTTTTTGGATTATAAAGACTCAGCATCGCCACTCCGGGGGAAGCGATATCGCCCTGATGTACCAGCTTCTGGGTGATCACCCCATCAAACGGGGCCGCAATGATGCTATAGCCATAAGTCGTCTGGGCTTCTTCCAGCGATGCCTGCTGGCGTTTCAGCTCTGCCTGCGCCGTCTGCAAGGTACTGAGCGCCGTATCGAGTTGCGACTGCGAGACCAGTTTCCGCGCCACCAGCGATTGCATCCGCTGATATTCTTTCCGGGCAACATTGAGCTGCGCCTGCGCGCTGGCCAGTGCCTGCTCGGTCTGGCGAACCCGGGCATCTAAATCTAAATTGTCCAGCCGGATCAGAATATCCCCGGCTTTGACCGAATCGCCCACATCCACCAGCACATCTGCCACCTGCGCGGTGAGACGGGCCGACAGCGTCGCCTGCTGATCGGCAACAATGGTCCCGGTGTAACTCTGTTGCACCGGAATGTGCACGGATTCAATCGGCACCGTTTGCCGACCCGCCAGGGACTCGCCCGGCATCGACTGGTGCTCGGGATCGATTTTCGCGACAAAACCACCTGAGATGGCATAAAACAACACGCCAAGTCCGGCAAATGCAGCAACCGTCAGTCCACTTTTCTTCCTGTTCATCTTTTCGCTCCCTTTCTCAGTCGCTGGTCACCGCCTGGGCATCTATCTGATCCGCTGATTGCGCAGACGCCGAGGGTGTTCCCGTCTCTTCCTCGCCTGCCTCGGCCGGCAACCCATGACCCGGCTGGTTAGCGTAAGCCAGGTGGTACACCACAGGGATCACCAGCAGCGTAAACAAGGTGGATGCCGAAATCCCGAAGATAATCGCCCAGGCCAAGCCGTTAAAAATCGGGTCGAGCGTG
Above is a window of Photobacterium sp. TY1-4 DNA encoding:
- a CDS encoding chondroitinase family polysaccharide lyase translates to MKKTTSPAITQVVGKLILASAISLGITGIANANQLQSQILSFEEARLPSFVQNHHSELTQLRAIHGEQSLLWHWQQGDTLTIDHSFERMTDAEATRAYGRGATQVLSFWLYNPVAVDDTMTVVLSDEEGRESTDLKIQMNFTGWRAVGVSLNADFKPAVTDHLAKLTFHAPTALTESAAPLFIDRVMVSVDDKRYQWSDHQVTTRYDIPEIDFGLPDTLPVPTQTELDDAKTIQSQLIKQYSGSSGNFASLEKRFNAFNIQKDAQDVITGRHIVSGYQKTIYQPDHLLPADKAAFDEYAEISDYTDLMLDLAKAYHDPSFKGDCQQVATMYRLMTEHLLDQGYTEGSSLVTTHHWGYGARWWYISALMMADELKKHDLLKPTYDALVWFSREFKESFDMVLSSQSSDLDYLNTLSNQHLALLLLNPDVRERVALLHKFSAFFSDALSQTPPGYHDGFRPDGTAWRHKGHYPGYAFHAFKRAALVAYVLKRSSFALETQALDSLKSVMVAGWRYSNPYVPLALSGRHPFGKLGVMHYQSGLEYLAKAYPTLDQELASIFLQVTNTPQAQSQSIFGQSVAPAKLPQGSWSFNGGGFVVHRYGDRMAVLKGYNKDVWSSEIYYKDNRYGRYQSHGSVHVMPYGDPEQFGYQQEGWDWNRNPGATSIHLDYDQLESPNKHSLMVRSEEGISGATTLNERFSLFTFKHKAPSDIRKFESTFEAEKHVMAVDDKLFLTGNGIRNADGHHQTETTLFQLAIGEPSKGIWINGVRHQDENFSETLGSGDWIIDDNGVGYYLKDVGTVHVRCGPQQSRHDKTKQATFGEFSTAWIDHGRAPEDARYEYVMVMQTNPEDMAVFAAEMKRYPYFVTRKTDDHGMYIRNRTNNLFGYSSTGHAEFKYGPLRSLSTTAQALIQLKGEAAYLSVASPELMLHETEPTPTVSIDVVVKGLWKMEGADYFYQGENTVITVESFFGESVNLTLSKFH
- a CDS encoding efflux RND transporter periplasmic adaptor subunit; translated protein: MNRKKSGLTVAAFAGLGVLFYAISGGFVAKIDPEHQSMPGESLAGRQTVPIESVHIPVQQSYTGTIVADQQATLSARLTAQVADVLVDVGDSVKAGDILIRLDNLDLDARVRQTEQALASAQAQLNVARKEYQRMQSLVARKLVSQSQLDTALSTLQTAQAELKRQQASLEEAQTTYGYSIIAAPFDGVITQKLVHQGDIASPGVAMLSLYNPKTLMLESSIPASQRHLLQLDQRWPISLPVLEQSLSGQIQEITPASDTGSRSVIVKLALPEQVPATQLYPGMFARLTIQTGEQAVLLIPRSSLYRIGQLQYVKVVESDRVVPRLVETREHNADSVIVRKGVTDKTVLLASPRAAVEE